One Phocoena sinus isolate mPhoSin1 chromosome 13, mPhoSin1.pri, whole genome shotgun sequence DNA segment encodes these proteins:
- the ADGRF3 gene encoding LOW QUALITY PROTEIN: adhesion G-protein coupled receptor F3 (The sequence of the model RefSeq protein was modified relative to this genomic sequence to represent the inferred CDS: deleted 2 bases in 1 codon): MVCSAVPVLLLAMTLPLMGSPLARESQPGQGQAGGESGQQLDQERGAGESVLVSVYVQLYFSSERRPAALSGPLTLPTASASSAPVTLTGLSLTAECDVTHKGCSYCACLSRYQWNASICSHHRPCQPPIKRRPCGCLVFSPAEAGYCQLLPPVPAALSLNSWLQTPGDTLHLTLLTSQETTNLNWFLWPTGSPSPILLRAGSRESLTSSWNRAVLSIVNISHKWAGEYVCCFEARGFRWELHQMVRVPLQVTDVAGLPDQLSISCATSPGFQLSCCIPSAHLGYMASRSPRDGNEASLFNTPDSQCFMLAVQRCPAADTMFTCDLQSPGLSPLRVAVSVTVIQVLGAWGGDTTRPEDSSTIAWNVTKTGHVAQAPCPGKRRGIVKRPCRPEGVWGPIHSSCMDTGLLALLLRARLLRAGQGWPVDEVPQILAQLLERAVVVTSPTDLLALVATMTILAKVVAHARIQLNGSALEKAFTRGDGHS, from the exons AATCGGTCCTGGTCTCCGTCTATGTACAGCTATACTTTTCAAGTGAGCGCCGGCCGGCGGCACTCTCTGGGCCCCTGACTCTCCCCACCGCCTCGGCTTCCTCTGCCCCAGTAACTCTCACTGGCCTCAGCCTCACAGCCG AGTGCGATGTCACCCATAAGGGGTGTAGCTACTGTGCTTGCCTCTCCAGGTACCAGTGGAACGCCAGCATCTGCTCCCATCACCGGCCCTGCCAACCCCCCATCAAGCGCCGGCCTTGTGGCTGCCTTGTCTTCAGCCCTGCTGAAGCCGGGTACTGCCAGCTGCTGCCACCTG TCCCCGCGGCCCTGAGCCTCAACTCCTGGCTGCAGACGCCTGGCGACACCCTGCACCTGACCCTCCTCACAAGCCAGGAGACCACCAACCTGAACTGGTTCCTGTGGCCCACAGGGAGCCCCAGTCCCATCCTCCTGCGGGCAGGGTCACGTGAGTCCTTGACCTCCAGCTGGAACCGGGCTGTCCTCAGCATTGTCAACATCTCCCATAAATGGGCAG GTGAGTACGTATGCTGCTTTGAGGCCCGGGGATTCAGGTGGGAGCTGCACCAGATGGTGAGGGTGCCCCTGCAGGTGACAGATGTGGCTGGGCTCCCAGACCAGCTCTCCATCTCCTGTGCCACCTCCCCTGGCTTCCAGCTGAGctgctgcatccccagtgccCACCTGGGCTACATGGCTTCCCGGAGCCCCAGAGACGGCAACGAAG CCTCCTTATTCAACACGCCGGACTCCCAGTGCTTCATGCTGGCTGTTCAGCGATGCCCTGCAGCCGACACTATGTTCACTTGTGACCTGCAGAGCCCGGGACTGAGCCCTCTCAGGGTTGCCGTCTCTGTCACCGTCATCCAGGTACTTGGGGCCTGGG GTGGAGACACCACCCGCCCTGAGGACTCTTCAACTATCGCCTGGAACGTCACCAAGACTGGCCATGTGGCACAGGCCCCGTGTCCCGGGAAGAGGAGGGGCATA GTGAAGAGGCCTTGTAGGCCTGAGGGGGTCTGGGGGCCCATCCACAGCAGCTGCATGGACACGGGGCTCCTGGCCTTGCTTCTTAGAGCCCGG CTGCTGAGGGCAGGCCAGGGCTGGCCTGTGGACGAGGTACCACAGATCTTGGCTCAGCTGCTGGAGCGGGCAGTGGTGGTGACCTCACCCACCGACTTATTGGCACTGGTGGCCACCATGACAATCCTGGCCAAGGTGGTGGCACATGCCAGAATACAGCTCAACGGCAGTGCCCTGGAG AAAGCCTTCACCAGAGGAGATGGGCACAGCTAG